In one Corallococcus sp. EGB genomic region, the following are encoded:
- a CDS encoding nuclear transport factor 2 family protein has protein sequence MASVSWLLLALGANPVAAPAAAQAPADPKVAVATVLDDWHRAAAVANEARYFAYFTPDAVFMGTDGEERWTVDQFRAWAKPYFTKGQAWSFKSVSRNVFFSKDGQLAWFDESLDTPNLGPARGSGVLVKDASGWKIAQYNLSVPIPNDLMGEVTNRIATYSKAKVATPSAPAQKPAQAPTPPPAKASAKKP, from the coding sequence ATGGCATCCGTCTCCTGGTTGTTGCTGGCGCTCGGCGCCAACCCCGTCGCTGCTCCGGCCGCGGCCCAGGCTCCGGCAGACCCGAAGGTCGCGGTGGCCACGGTGCTGGACGACTGGCACCGCGCGGCCGCGGTGGCGAACGAGGCGCGCTACTTCGCGTACTTCACCCCGGACGCGGTCTTCATGGGCACGGACGGGGAGGAGCGCTGGACGGTGGACCAGTTCCGCGCGTGGGCGAAGCCCTACTTCACCAAGGGGCAGGCCTGGTCGTTCAAGTCGGTGTCCCGCAACGTGTTCTTCTCCAAGGACGGCCAGCTGGCCTGGTTCGACGAGTCGTTGGATACGCCCAACCTGGGCCCCGCGCGCGGCAGCGGCGTGCTGGTGAAGGACGCGTCCGGCTGGAAGATCGCCCAGTACAACCTCTCCGTCCCCATCCCCAACGACTTGATGGGCGAGGTGACGAACCGCATCGCCACGTACTCCAAGGCCAAGGTGGCCACACCGTCCGCGCCAGCACAGAAGCCTGCCCAGGCGCCCACCCCGCCGCCCGCGAAGGCGTCCGCGAAGAAGCCCTGA
- a CDS encoding SET domain-containing protein, whose translation MNNPELERLISENQFHPNVEWRLVPGKGRGVFARRFLPKGTLVEWAPISRFPASDLKPVDHRDCQAQHHVFTWGSEPGREKAYAWGMLALYNHSKTPNVELIDGPVPDTGAAVALRDIQPGEELCLDYGITWFETH comes from the coding sequence ATGAACAATCCCGAACTCGAGCGCCTCATCTCAGAGAATCAGTTCCACCCCAACGTTGAATGGCGCCTCGTTCCTGGAAAGGGACGGGGCGTTTTCGCGCGCCGGTTCCTGCCGAAGGGCACGCTCGTGGAGTGGGCGCCCATCAGCCGCTTCCCCGCGAGCGACCTCAAGCCGGTGGACCACCGCGACTGCCAGGCGCAACACCATGTCTTCACCTGGGGCTCCGAGCCTGGCCGGGAGAAGGCATACGCGTGGGGCATGCTGGCGCTCTACAACCACTCGAAGACGCCCAACGTGGAGCTCATCGACGGGCCGGTGCCGGACACGGGCGCGGCCGTCGCGCTGCGCGACATCCAGCCCGGCGAGGAGCTCTGCCTGGACTACGGCATCACCTGGTTCGAGACGCACTGA